The Celeribacter marinus genome window below encodes:
- a CDS encoding MlaC/ttg2D family ABC transporter substrate-binding protein, with amino-acid sequence MSNHTFPRRSVLVGLSAVAMTAFVPSRALAFSAGQAEALIQKTVADINTIINSGKSEAAMYGDFERVLTKYADVPSIARSALGPVARSASSSDLGAFTKAFQTYLSRKYGSRFRQFIGGRIEVKSTQKANSIYDVRCVSILRGEPPFEISFIVHEASGRFIDLQIEGISLLKSERAEMGAMLDKAGGSVSKLTAALK; translated from the coding sequence ATGAGTAATCACACGTTTCCACGCCGCTCTGTTTTGGTCGGGTTGTCTGCTGTTGCGATGACCGCCTTTGTTCCGTCGCGAGCACTCGCGTTTTCCGCCGGTCAGGCCGAGGCTCTGATCCAAAAAACTGTGGCTGACATCAACACAATTATCAACTCGGGCAAATCCGAGGCGGCGATGTATGGCGATTTTGAGCGGGTTCTGACGAAATACGCGGATGTTCCATCCATTGCGCGATCCGCACTTGGGCCTGTGGCACGGTCCGCGTCCTCCAGTGATCTGGGAGCATTTACGAAAGCCTTTCAAACGTATTTGTCACGCAAGTATGGATCGCGTTTTCGCCAATTCATTGGCGGTCGCATCGAAGTAAAATCGACGCAAAAGGCCAATTCAATTTACGATGTGCGTTGTGTTTCGATCTTGCGTGGCGAGCCGCCGTTCGAGATCAGCTTTATCGTTCATGAGGCGTCTGGCCGCTTTATTGACCTTCAGATCGAAGGAATCTCCCTGCTCAAGTCGGAGCGCGCCGAGATGGGTGCAATGCTTGATAAGGCGGGCGGTTCAGTGTCCAAACTCACGGCCGCCCTCAAGTAG
- a CDS encoding P-II family nitrogen regulator: MKLIIAAIKPFKLEEVREALTGIGVRGMMVTEIKGFGSQSGHTEIYRGAEYAVNFVPKVKLEIVVADAMADQVVETIAITAKTDKIGDGKIFVLDVEGAVRVRTGETNDDAV, translated from the coding sequence GTGAAACTGATTATTGCTGCAATCAAGCCATTCAAGCTTGAAGAGGTCCGCGAAGCACTCACCGGCATCGGTGTCCGCGGAATGATGGTAACCGAGATCAAGGGCTTTGGCTCTCAATCCGGTCACACCGAAATTTACCGTGGCGCAGAATATGCCGTGAATTTCGTACCAAAGGTCAAACTGGAAATCGTGGTCGCAGACGCCATGGCTGACCAAGTTGTTGAAACCATCGCCATCACCGCCAAGACCGACAAAATCGGTGACGGCAAGATTTTTGTCCTCGACGTGGAAGGCGCTGTGCGCGTCCGTACCGGCGAGACCAACGACGACGCGGTTTAA
- a CDS encoding GNAT family N-acetyltransferase has protein sequence MSDEIEIFLSPSINEFDVADWDACARAPQTGRAQDPFTTHRFIKALEESGSVGGQTGWMPRYIGARSNGTLIAVAPSYLKSHSQGEYVFDFAWADAYENAGGHYYPKLQIAVPFTPVSGRRLLVRDGYTEIGQAALIEGAVSIAERHGLSSVHATFCSNDEAQSGKNMGLLARTGQQFHWTNRDYPDFDAFLSDLSSRKRKNIRKERETAQSFGGEIVRLTGDQIQPHHWDAFWTFYQDTGGRKWGTPYLTRAFFDRLHEAMRDDVLLVFAMRGDTPVAGALNFIGTQTLFGRYWGCTEHHPCLHFELCYYQAIDYAIEHGLARVEAGAQGEHKLARGYMPSTTHSVHWIADTGFRNAVSDFLDAERRAVDREVEILTAYGPFKNSQKESDHD, from the coding sequence GTGTCCGATGAAATCGAAATCTTTCTCAGCCCATCGATCAATGAGTTCGATGTCGCGGATTGGGATGCATGTGCGCGCGCCCCACAGACGGGCCGCGCGCAAGACCCGTTTACCACGCACCGCTTTATCAAAGCATTGGAAGAGAGCGGATCGGTCGGGGGACAAACGGGATGGATGCCGCGCTACATTGGCGCGCGCTCCAATGGCACGCTCATCGCGGTCGCACCGAGTTACCTGAAAAGTCACAGTCAGGGTGAATATGTGTTCGATTTTGCATGGGCTGATGCCTATGAGAACGCCGGAGGACACTACTATCCGAAACTCCAAATTGCAGTTCCATTTACGCCCGTTTCGGGACGTCGATTATTGGTCAGAGACGGATACACAGAGATTGGGCAAGCCGCACTGATTGAGGGGGCCGTGTCCATTGCCGAGCGGCATGGGCTATCATCGGTCCACGCTACATTTTGCTCAAATGACGAGGCACAATCAGGCAAAAACATGGGCCTTCTGGCCCGCACGGGCCAACAGTTCCACTGGACCAACCGCGACTATCCAGATTTCGACGCCTTTTTGTCAGACCTATCGTCACGCAAACGCAAAAACATTCGCAAAGAACGCGAAACCGCACAGAGCTTTGGCGGCGAAATTGTGCGCCTGACAGGCGATCAAATCCAGCCCCATCATTGGGATGCCTTTTGGACCTTTTACCAAGATACGGGGGGCCGAAAATGGGGCACTCCGTATCTCACGCGCGCATTCTTTGATCGGCTCCATGAGGCGATGCGCGATGATGTTTTGTTGGTCTTTGCGATGCGGGGAGACACACCCGTTGCAGGTGCCCTAAACTTCATCGGCACTCAAACGTTGTTCGGTCGCTATTGGGGCTGTACGGAGCATCATCCGTGCCTTCATTTCGAACTATGCTACTATCAGGCCATCGACTACGCGATCGAGCATGGGCTCGCGCGCGTCGAGGCCGGCGCACAAGGCGAGCACAAACTCGCCCGTGGTTATATGCCAAGCACCACACATTCTGTGCACTGGATCGCAGATACGGGATTTCGCAACGCGGTCAGCGATTTTTTGGATGCCGAGCGCCGCGCCGTTGACCGTGAAGTGGAGATTCTAACCGCCTACGGACCGTTCAAAAACTCACAAAAGGAGAGCGATCATGACTGA
- a CDS encoding VacJ family lipoprotein — translation MKKLILSLLLATSLAACSSTEMVDGISDPYEKTNRKTHAVNVSLDRALIKPASGAYGTLVPDPLRKGFSNVANTLSLPGSVVNNVLQLRFDEAVYNTLRFTVNATFGIGGLMDVAGAFGLDEHDTDFGETLHRWGVGEGSYIVLPLYGPSTQRDSIGLLVDMALDPVSLLESGINDYKLPLTMADLADARTRYSDLYESVIYESADSYAQMRVTYLDRRRFELVAPLGGSKTNADGADGGAVSYDIYEDFYE, via the coding sequence ATGAAAAAGCTAATTCTATCTCTCTTACTGGCGACATCACTTGCCGCATGTTCATCGACCGAGATGGTCGACGGAATTTCCGATCCCTATGAAAAAACAAACCGCAAAACGCACGCGGTGAACGTGTCGCTTGATCGCGCCTTGATCAAACCTGCGTCAGGGGCTTATGGCACCCTCGTTCCCGATCCATTGAGAAAGGGCTTCTCAAACGTTGCGAACACGTTGTCCTTACCGGGATCAGTTGTGAACAACGTTTTGCAACTCCGGTTCGATGAGGCAGTATACAACACACTTAGGTTTACCGTAAATGCGACCTTTGGTATCGGCGGACTTATGGACGTGGCCGGCGCGTTCGGCCTTGATGAGCATGATACCGATTTTGGCGAGACGTTGCATCGGTGGGGCGTAGGTGAGGGCAGTTACATCGTCTTGCCTCTGTACGGGCCGTCAACGCAGCGGGATTCTATCGGTCTTTTGGTTGATATGGCTCTCGACCCTGTTTCGTTACTTGAAAGCGGCATAAACGATTACAAACTACCACTCACGATGGCGGATCTGGCTGATGCACGAACACGCTATTCCGACCTGTATGAATCGGTCATATATGAGAGCGCTGATAGCTACGCCCAGATGCGCGTGACATATCTTGATCGCCGCCGCTTTGAGCTTGTGGCTCCTCTTGGCGGGTCGAAAACCAACGCGGACGGCGCTGATGGTGGTGCTGTTTCCTATGATATTTACGAGGACTTTTATGAGTAA
- a CDS encoding glycerophosphodiester phosphodiesterase family protein produces the protein MTPCSLPQAFLERPIAHRALHDGNVSRVENGIAAIDAAITAGFGIEIDVQPSRHGTAMVFHDYDLGRVTTSKGPIAQCTAQELSRVAYVTGETGIPTLAEVLARIDGRVPVLIEIKDQDGRMGPNVGALEGAVARVIDGYEGDIAVMSFNPHSVAAMANLAPHIARGLTTCDYQKRDWQLLNDDIRAHLRGIPDFDRVGACFISHKAGTLGDQPVLDLKSRGVPILCWTVKSARVEQQAREIADNITFEGYIPA, from the coding sequence ATGACACCCTGTTCACTGCCACAGGCGTTCCTTGAGCGTCCCATTGCGCATCGCGCCTTACATGATGGTAATGTGAGCCGCGTTGAAAACGGTATTGCCGCCATTGACGCGGCAATCACCGCCGGTTTCGGGATAGAGATCGACGTTCAACCGAGCCGTCATGGCACCGCCATGGTGTTTCACGACTACGATCTTGGCCGCGTGACAACATCCAAAGGGCCGATCGCGCAGTGCACGGCGCAAGAGTTATCACGCGTTGCGTATGTCACGGGTGAAACTGGCATTCCTACACTCGCAGAGGTATTGGCGCGCATTGATGGCCGCGTTCCCGTTCTCATCGAGATCAAAGATCAAGACGGACGAATGGGGCCAAACGTTGGTGCCCTAGAGGGCGCAGTGGCGCGGGTCATTGATGGATATGAGGGCGATATTGCAGTTATGTCATTCAACCCTCACTCCGTGGCGGCAATGGCAAACCTTGCCCCCCATATTGCGCGCGGACTGACCACATGCGACTACCAAAAACGCGACTGGCAACTGCTCAACGACGATATCCGTGCGCACCTTCGGGGGATTCCGGATTTTGACCGTGTTGGGGCCTGCTTTATCTCGCACAAGGCAGGGACTCTTGGGGATCAACCCGTTTTGGACCTGAAAAGCCGTGGCGTCCCTATCTTATGTTGGACTGTGAAATCGGCCCGAGTAGAGCAACAAGCGCGCGAAATCGCCGACAACATCACCTTTGAGGGGTATATCCCTGCTTGA
- a CDS encoding RidA family protein encodes MSDIEARLSALGHTLPAAPAPAANYVPFVVTGKHLFVSGQISSGPDGLILGKLGAELSVDDGVQAAQRCALALLAQAKAATGDLSKIARLVKLVGFVNSTPDFIEQPKVINGASDLMVEVLGDAGRHARSAVSAASLPLGVAVEIEAIFELV; translated from the coding sequence ATGTCTGATATCGAAGCCCGCCTATCCGCCTTAGGTCACACTTTGCCCGCCGCACCAGCGCCCGCAGCTAATTACGTGCCGTTCGTGGTCACAGGCAAACACCTTTTTGTCTCTGGCCAAATCTCAAGCGGGCCAGACGGGTTGATTTTAGGCAAACTAGGCGCAGAGCTAAGCGTCGATGACGGGGTACAGGCGGCGCAAAGATGCGCATTGGCCCTTTTGGCACAAGCAAAAGCCGCTACGGGCGATTTGTCAAAGATAGCGCGCTTGGTAAAGCTTGTCGGGTTTGTAAACTCGACCCCTGACTTTATTGAACAACCTAAAGTGATCAACGGTGCCTCAGACCTCATGGTTGAGGTTCTAGGCGATGCGGGTCGCCATGCGCGCTCCGCCGTTTCGGCAGCCTCGTTACCTCTCGGCGTTGCGGTCGAGATTGAGGCCATCTTCGAACTGGTTTAG
- a CDS encoding transglycosylase domain-containing protein: MTGQKRGRGKLVAERRYQTDKKATAAPKAKTASAKTKRRAPKRQSTQPFVVRVIIGLVRWVARLVWVITSRVALVVALILGLSVGYLYTTLPPFADLLDGRARGSVTLLDRDGSVFAWRGEQFGGQITADTVSPFLKDAIVATEDRRFYGHFGVSPRGIASAVRINLSEGRGPLSGHGGSTLTQQVAKLLCLGVPFDPKQWADQAAYEADCREGTLARKLKEVVYAMAMEARYSKDEILSIYMNRAYLGAGANGFEAAAQRYFGKSAAEVNIAESAMLAGLLTAPSRYAPTNNLTRSQERAGIVLLLMNQQGMISDEERAQAKARPAELSDTAEKRAGGYFADWVMGAGPDFLTRDTTEDVVIDTTLDQRIQAAAEDALTYIFENKVREGSAAQAAIVVMSADGAVRGMVGGRKLKVSGAFNRATQAKRQPGSAFKPFVFATALDLGWSYDSVILDEPITIDIPGSGPWSPQNYDRKFHGAVTLTDALKNSFNIPAVKLAMDAGLENVRTVAQMFGIESDLAQGPALALGASETTLLEMTGAYAGILNGGSSVAPYGLKSLRLKGDNTALMGQEGGLGERVITPDSAQQLIYMMYNVVQNGTGARAQLDGIEVAGKTGTTQAARDAWFMGFTADYVAGVWMGYDDNTPLTGVTGSGLPAEIWHETMTRVMEGIDPKPLPMIRPSAPPVATGQVTDRVERGAPNDKADNVLRDLLGAIFGSGN; encoded by the coding sequence ATGACAGGACAAAAACGTGGACGTGGGAAGCTTGTCGCTGAACGCCGGTATCAAACCGACAAAAAAGCGACTGCGGCACCAAAAGCCAAAACTGCATCAGCAAAGACCAAGCGTCGCGCGCCAAAGCGGCAAAGTACGCAACCGTTCGTCGTGCGCGTGATCATTGGGCTCGTGCGGTGGGTTGCGCGACTTGTTTGGGTGATCACATCACGCGTTGCTTTGGTCGTTGCTCTCATTCTCGGGCTATCAGTTGGCTACCTTTATACAACACTCCCGCCCTTTGCGGATTTGCTCGACGGGCGGGCACGTGGCTCCGTCACACTCCTTGATCGCGATGGATCGGTCTTTGCATGGCGCGGCGAACAGTTTGGCGGACAGATCACCGCCGACACCGTATCACCCTTTCTCAAGGACGCGATTGTCGCGACAGAAGACCGGCGATTCTACGGCCACTTTGGCGTGTCGCCCCGCGGCATTGCATCCGCTGTTCGCATCAACTTGAGTGAAGGGCGCGGGCCATTGTCCGGCCATGGCGGCTCCACACTAACGCAGCAGGTCGCAAAGCTTTTGTGTCTTGGCGTGCCGTTTGACCCCAAACAATGGGCGGATCAGGCCGCCTATGAGGCCGATTGCCGCGAGGGGACACTCGCGCGCAAGCTCAAAGAAGTTGTGTATGCGATGGCAATGGAGGCCCGCTATTCAAAAGACGAAATTCTCTCCATCTATATGAACCGTGCATATTTGGGTGCGGGTGCAAACGGATTTGAAGCCGCAGCACAGCGCTATTTTGGAAAATCAGCCGCCGAGGTCAATATCGCCGAAAGCGCGATGCTTGCGGGCCTTTTGACTGCACCGTCTCGCTATGCGCCCACCAATAACCTGACGCGATCCCAAGAGCGTGCAGGCATTGTGTTGTTGTTGATGAACCAGCAGGGAATGATTAGCGATGAGGAGCGCGCACAAGCAAAAGCGCGCCCCGCTGAATTGTCCGACACTGCCGAAAAACGTGCGGGGGGCTATTTTGCCGATTGGGTGATGGGAGCGGGGCCAGACTTTTTGACCCGCGACACGACCGAAGATGTCGTCATCGACACTACATTGGATCAACGCATTCAAGCGGCCGCAGAGGACGCACTCACCTATATCTTTGAGAATAAAGTGCGCGAAGGCTCCGCCGCACAAGCGGCGATTGTCGTGATGAGCGCGGACGGTGCCGTGCGTGGGATGGTCGGCGGGCGCAAACTCAAAGTGTCAGGCGCATTCAACCGCGCCACCCAAGCCAAGCGGCAACCCGGATCTGCATTCAAGCCCTTTGTGTTTGCAACCGCCCTTGATCTCGGGTGGTCCTACGACAGTGTTATTCTCGACGAGCCCATTACAATCGACATCCCCGGCTCTGGCCCGTGGTCCCCACAGAACTATGACCGCAAATTCCACGGTGCGGTGACGCTCACCGATGCGTTGAAAAACAGCTTCAACATTCCCGCTGTCAAACTCGCGATGGATGCCGGTCTAGAAAACGTGCGCACGGTCGCCCAGATGTTTGGGATTGAAAGCGATCTAGCTCAAGGGCCAGCTCTCGCGCTTGGCGCATCCGAAACCACATTGCTGGAGATGACAGGCGCATATGCGGGCATTCTCAATGGCGGTTCATCGGTGGCACCCTACGGGCTAAAATCCCTACGCCTCAAAGGCGACAATACCGCCCTGATGGGGCAAGAGGGTGGACTTGGCGAGCGCGTAATAACGCCTGATAGCGCCCAGCAACTTATCTACATGATGTACAATGTCGTTCAAAACGGCACGGGCGCACGGGCACAACTGGACGGGATTGAAGTGGCGGGCAAAACCGGCACGACCCAAGCAGCGCGTGACGCATGGTTCATGGGCTTCACCGCGGACTATGTTGCAGGTGTCTGGATGGGCTACGACGACAACACGCCGCTCACCGGCGTTACGGGCAGCGGACTACCCGCCGAAATCTGGCATGAAACCATGACGCGGGTCATGGAGGGCATAGACCCCAAACCATTGCCGATGATCCGCCCGTCTGCGCCACCTGTGGCTACGGGACAAGTCACAGATCGCGTTGAGCGCGGGGCGCCCAATGACAAGGCGGACAACGTGCTACGTGATTTGCTTGGCGCCATCTTTGGCAGCGGGAACTAA
- a CDS encoding type I secretion system permease/ATPase, with translation MDDSLRMKSISKDQIHQGHEELSRIRAQSRGLYWGTAVFSVVINALMLTGPLFMLQVYDRVLGSGSEATLVALFGIVAFLYLLMGLLDGVRGRVLSRIGARFQSSLEDRVFNAAMDRAARNPREKQRSSPMDDLSAVRRYISSPIQAAMFDLPFTPVFLLGIALFHPYLGLLAVGGGIIIVIVALWHRAAAKDPQAASQRAEANAANMAMRMASSSEALKSLGMQRAAFRRWLAARHIALTSAVETSDTTHSFSAASKALRLFLQSAMLAMGAWLVLGRELTPGAMIAGSILLGRALQPIDTLIGQWAVLQGATRGRENIAELLGAHPVVSDRMALPRPKAVLDVSNLTVIPPGQSQASLRMVSFDVRPGEAVGIIGPSGAGKSTLARALTGVWAASGGTIRLDSAKLDHYPDETRGDYIGYLPQSVELFDGTIAENIAKLALSPDHEAVVTAAKKTAAHEMILALPDGYDTQVSSSGGLLSGGQLQRIGLARAFFGTPVLVILDEPNSNLDNEGTMALNTAIRSHKAEGGAILIMAHRPSAIEECERLLVLNGGARRAFGPKDAVLKETVQNSADIQRGGMGGVQ, from the coding sequence ATGGACGACAGTTTGCGTATGAAATCCATTTCCAAAGACCAGATTCATCAAGGCCACGAAGAACTTTCACGTATCCGTGCACAATCACGCGGCTTGTATTGGGGTACTGCTGTTTTTTCGGTCGTCATTAACGCCCTCATGCTCACTGGCCCTCTTTTCATGTTGCAGGTCTATGACCGCGTTTTGGGATCGGGATCAGAGGCGACATTGGTCGCGCTATTTGGCATCGTCGCCTTTTTGTACCTGCTTATGGGGCTACTGGACGGCGTGCGTGGGCGCGTGTTGTCGCGAATAGGCGCACGGTTTCAATCCTCACTAGAGGACCGCGTATTCAATGCGGCCATGGACCGTGCGGCCAGAAATCCGCGAGAAAAACAACGCAGCTCGCCTATGGATGATCTAAGCGCGGTTCGTCGCTATATTTCGTCACCGATACAGGCGGCGATGTTTGATTTGCCATTTACGCCAGTGTTCCTGTTGGGAATCGCGCTCTTTCATCCCTACCTCGGCTTGCTGGCTGTGGGCGGGGGGATCATTATCGTTATCGTCGCGCTTTGGCATCGCGCAGCTGCCAAAGATCCCCAAGCCGCATCGCAACGCGCCGAGGCAAATGCTGCCAATATGGCCATGCGTATGGCGTCATCGTCAGAGGCGTTGAAATCACTCGGAATGCAACGCGCCGCTTTTCGCCGTTGGCTTGCCGCGCGTCATATCGCGTTGACGAGCGCCGTCGAAACATCCGACACGACCCATAGCTTTTCCGCGGCCTCAAAGGCTCTTCGCCTGTTCTTGCAGTCGGCGATGCTCGCTATGGGTGCCTGGCTTGTTTTGGGGCGTGAATTGACACCGGGGGCAATGATCGCGGGTTCGATCCTGCTTGGCCGCGCGCTACAGCCAATTGATACGCTCATCGGGCAATGGGCCGTATTGCAAGGTGCAACTCGTGGCCGCGAAAATATAGCGGAGTTACTCGGCGCGCATCCCGTTGTGTCCGATCGGATGGCGTTGCCACGTCCAAAGGCCGTACTTGATGTGTCGAACCTAACCGTTATCCCACCGGGTCAATCGCAAGCATCGTTGCGCATGGTGTCCTTTGATGTCCGCCCCGGTGAAGCGGTGGGTATTATCGGACCATCAGGTGCGGGAAAGTCCACCTTGGCACGCGCACTCACAGGGGTTTGGGCTGCAAGTGGCGGAACCATCCGCCTCGACAGCGCAAAACTTGACCATTACCCCGACGAGACACGTGGCGATTACATCGGCTACTTGCCGCAGTCCGTTGAGCTGTTTGATGGAACCATTGCCGAAAACATCGCAAAGCTGGCCCTTTCGCCAGATCACGAGGCTGTTGTCACGGCGGCGAAAAAAACGGCAGCACATGAGATGATCCTCGCCCTGCCAGACGGCTACGACACACAAGTCTCATCTTCTGGCGGATTGTTGTCAGGTGGACAGCTACAGCGCATTGGATTGGCTCGAGCGTTCTTTGGCACGCCCGTTTTGGTTATCCTAGACGAGCCGAATTCGAATCTCGACAACGAGGGCACTATGGCTCTCAACACCGCGATCCGCAGTCACAAGGCCGAGGGTGGCGCAATCTTGATCATGGCGCACCGTCCCTCAGCCATTGAAGAATGTGAAAGGCTTTTGGTGCTGAATGGTGGCGCGCGGCGCGCCTTTGGACCCAAAGATGCAGTCCTCAAAGAAACTGTGCAAAATAGTGCCGATATACAGCGCGGCGGAATGGGAGGTGTCCAATGA
- a CDS encoding HlyD family type I secretion periplasmic adaptor subunit, which yields MSSSHKIQPTSNDAQWGAARLLTIGFLLVALLVVGFGGWAAFARIDGAVVASGKLQVDQNRQEVAHRDGGVVATLNVREGDTVTAGTPLLTLSANELQNDLRIAESQLYDMIARSARLEAERDHSDKIAFPQDLLDRADGHPEMQLQIAGQVDLFSARKLTQQKEIEQLEKRKTQIAAQIDGLNAQRAALEEQRTLAQADLVDQASLRERGLTQQSRVTALRKEVIGLSGELGRIDATIAQADAQITEIDLSILKLASDSRETAISELREVQNRTAQLHEQVAALAARKARLVITAPMDGIIYDLSVFGPGAVISPAEPLLYIVPQDRPLVISARISPTHIDQVYPGQSVRLRFTTFDQRRTPELIGTLTRISADAFTDDMSGATFYLAEISLSDAQKQRLPAGSALLPGMPVEAFMSTGERTPLAYLTKPLTDYFNRAFREN from the coding sequence ATGAGTTCCTCACACAAAATCCAACCCACATCCAATGACGCGCAATGGGGCGCTGCCCGCCTTTTGACCATCGGCTTTTTGCTCGTCGCGCTTTTGGTCGTAGGATTCGGGGGCTGGGCCGCATTTGCCCGCATCGACGGAGCCGTCGTGGCCTCAGGCAAATTGCAGGTTGATCAAAACCGCCAAGAGGTCGCGCACCGTGACGGTGGCGTTGTGGCAACTTTGAACGTGCGCGAGGGCGACACCGTCACCGCCGGAACTCCGCTTTTGACGCTCTCCGCAAACGAGTTGCAAAACGACCTGCGCATCGCCGAAAGTCAGCTTTACGACATGATTGCGCGGTCTGCTCGCCTTGAGGCGGAACGCGATCACTCCGATAAGATTGCCTTTCCCCAAGACCTGTTGGACCGTGCTGACGGGCACCCTGAAATGCAGCTACAAATTGCGGGGCAGGTCGATCTATTCTCCGCACGCAAACTCACGCAGCAAAAGGAAATCGAGCAGCTCGAAAAACGAAAAACCCAAATTGCGGCACAAATTGACGGTCTCAATGCACAACGCGCGGCGTTAGAGGAGCAACGCACCTTAGCGCAAGCTGACTTGGTCGATCAGGCATCGCTGCGCGAGCGCGGCCTCACCCAGCAAAGCCGTGTAACGGCGTTGCGCAAAGAGGTTATTGGCCTGTCGGGCGAATTGGGGCGAATTGATGCAACCATTGCCCAAGCAGACGCACAAATCACCGAGATTGACCTGTCCATTCTAAAGCTTGCATCAGATAGTCGAGAAACTGCGATTAGCGAATTGCGCGAGGTCCAAAACAGAACCGCACAGCTACACGAACAAGTCGCAGCCCTCGCAGCCCGCAAGGCACGGTTGGTCATCACGGCTCCAATGGATGGGATCATCTACGACTTGTCAGTGTTCGGACCAGGCGCGGTGATATCGCCCGCCGAACCTCTTCTCTACATCGTCCCGCAAGACCGCCCTCTTGTTATCTCAGCGCGCATAAGTCCCACACATATCGATCAGGTGTACCCCGGGCAGAGCGTTAGATTGCGGTTCACGACCTTTGACCAACGGCGCACGCCGGAACTTATTGGTACGTTGACCCGAATTTCAGCGGATGCCTTTACCGACGATATGAGTGGGGCCACGTTTTACCTCGCGGAAATTTCATTGTCGGATGCGCAAAAGCAGCGGCTACCGGCCGGAAGCGCGTTACTCCCCGGCATGCCCGTAGAGGCGTTTATGTCCACTGGCGAACGAACGCCCCTTGCATATCTGACGAAACCCCTCACAGATTACTTCAACCGCGCGTTCCGCGAAAATTGA
- a CDS encoding ammonium transporter: MKLTKLIPASVVASALPLVAFAQDAEVAAPTFDEIGPYILTTLLFLIGGFLVMWMAAGFAMLEAGLVRSKNVATQLTKNVALFAIASIMYWLIGFNLMYPGEWMVEGIMGPWFSVTSLEPVGLAAADASLDYASVASDFFFQLMFCATTASIVSGTLAERIKLWPFLIFTAVLTGVIYPIEASWQWGGGFLSEMGFSDFAGSTLVHAAGGFAALAGAIVLGPRIGKYKDGRVQAMPGSNLALATLGTFILWLGWFGFNGGSQLAAGTVGDITDVGRIFANTNMAAASGALVALILTQVVYGKVDLTMVLNGALAGLVSITAEPLAPSLLMSLIIGGIGGAIVVFAVPMLDKMKIDDVVGAIPVHLIAGIWGTLAVPLTNDGTSFVTQFIGVATVGIFVFVVSLIIWIILKMTMGIRVSEESEITGLDKAELGMEAYPEFYKG, encoded by the coding sequence ATGAAACTTACCAAACTCATTCCCGCCTCAGTGGTCGCCTCCGCGCTTCCCCTCGTGGCCTTTGCGCAGGACGCCGAAGTGGCCGCGCCCACATTCGACGAAATCGGCCCCTACATTCTGACAACCCTGTTGTTCCTCATTGGCGGCTTTCTCGTCATGTGGATGGCCGCAGGTTTCGCAATGCTCGAAGCGGGCCTCGTGCGCTCTAAGAACGTTGCAACCCAGCTCACCAAAAACGTCGCCCTCTTCGCGATTGCCTCCATCATGTATTGGCTCATCGGGTTCAACCTGATGTACCCGGGCGAATGGATGGTCGAGGGTATCATGGGCCCATGGTTCTCCGTCACATCACTTGAGCCAGTCGGTCTCGCCGCTGCAGATGCATCTCTTGATTACGCCTCTGTTGCCTCCGACTTCTTCTTTCAGTTGATGTTCTGTGCGACCACCGCGTCCATCGTGTCCGGTACACTCGCCGAGCGCATCAAATTGTGGCCCTTCCTCATCTTCACGGCTGTTTTGACGGGCGTTATCTACCCGATCGAAGCATCCTGGCAGTGGGGCGGCGGCTTCTTGTCCGAGATGGGGTTCTCTGACTTCGCAGGCTCGACACTCGTTCACGCCGCAGGTGGCTTTGCAGCCCTCGCAGGGGCCATCGTTCTTGGCCCACGTATCGGCAAATACAAAGATGGCCGCGTTCAGGCAATGCCGGGTTCCAACCTTGCACTCGCAACACTGGGTACGTTCATCTTGTGGCTCGGTTGGTTCGGCTTCAACGGTGGCTCGCAGCTTGCTGCAGGTACAGTTGGCGACATCACGGACGTTGGCCGGATCTTTGCAAACACCAACATGGCCGCAGCATCGGGCGCACTCGTTGCTCTGATCCTGACCCAAGTTGTGTACGGCAAAGTTGACCTCACCATGGTACTCAACGGCGCTCTCGCAGGCCTCGTGTCTATCACGGCTGAACCTCTTGCACCTTCGCTTTTGATGTCTCTCATCATCGGCGGTATCGGTGGCGCGATTGTGGTCTTCGCAGTGCCAATGCTCGACAAAATGAAAATCGATGATGTTGTCGGCGCGATCCCTGTGCACCTCATCGCTGGCATCTGGGGCACCCTTGCGGTTCCGCTCACCAACGATGGCACATCCTTTGTGACCCAGTTCATCGGTGTCGCTACGGTTGGTATCTTCGTCTTCGTTGTCTCCTTGATCATCTGGATCATCCTCAAAATGACAATGGGCATCCGTGTCTCCGAGGAATCCGAAATCACAGGCCTCGACAAAGCGGAATTGGGCATGGAAGCATACCCAGAGTTCTACAAAGGCTGA